One genomic region from Mastacembelus armatus chromosome 21, fMasArm1.2, whole genome shotgun sequence encodes:
- the adarb1b gene encoding double-stranded RNA-specific editase 1 → MDVDEEENMSSSSTDVKENRNLDNVSCKDGVGVAEQLPNGSGLSSRKRPLEEGNNGHTHSKFRAKKRKKTPGPVLPKNALMQLNEIKPGLQYKLLSQTGPVHAPVFVMTVEVNGQMFEGMGPTKKKAKLNAAEKALRSFVQFPNASEAHLAMGRTLTVNTDFTSDQADFPDMLFNGFETPAASEESYYLGSNGSSSLNSLGEYPLPTPPGSNLVQAPLPPPSAFSSPSSGKNPVMILNELRPGLKYDFVSESGESHAKNFVMSVTVDAQTFEGSGRNKKLAKARAAQAALSALFNMQLDQTPSRQPIPREGLQLHLPQVLADAVSRLVVDKFSELTDNFTSPHARRKVLAGVVMTTGTDVKEAQVICVSTGTKCINGEYMSDRGLALNDCHAEIIARRSLIRYLYTQLEFFLSNNREDHHKSIFVQCDKGGYRLKDNVQFHLYISTSPCGDARIFSPHEAGVEDQGDRHPNRKARGQLRTKIESGEGTIPVRSSNTIQTWDGVLQGERLLTMSCSDKIARWNVVGIQGSLMSYFTEPIYFSSIILGSLYHADHLSRAMYQRIADIEDLPQQFTLNRPLLSGISNAEARQPGKAPNFSVNWTVGDQALEVINATTGKDDMGRASRLCKHALYSRWVRLHSKLSSILRIKVLKPSSYHDAKQAATEYHSAKQALIKAFHKAGLGAWVKKPIEQDQFTLSS, encoded by the exons ATGGatgtggatgaggaggagaatATGA GTTCAAGCAGCACCGACGTTAAGGAAAACCGAAACCTGGACAACGTGTCCTGCAAAGACGGGGTGGGAGTGGCCGAACAGCTCCCCAATGGAAGCGGCCTGAGCAGTCGAAAGCGCCCCCTAGAGGAGGGAAACAATGGTCACACACACTCGAAGTTCCGGGCTAAGAAGCGTAAGAAAACACCAGGGCCAGTCCTGCCCAAGAATGCTCTGATGCAGCTGAACGAAATCAAACCAGGTCTACAGTACAAACTACTGTCTCAGACAGGACCGGTCCATGCACCAGTTTTTGTGATGACTGTGGAGGTCAATGGACAGATGTTTGAGGGCATGGGTCCAACTAAGAAGAAGGCTAAATTGAATGCAGCTGAGAAAGCATTGCGTTCCTTCGTTCAGTTCCCTAATGCCTCTGAGGCACACCTGGCCATGGGGCGAACATTGACGGTGAACACAGACTTTACGTCTGACCAGGCTGACTTCCCGGACATGCTCTTCAATGGCTTTGAGACCCCAGCTGCATCAGAAGAATCCTACTATCTAGGCTCCAATGGTAGCAGCTCCTTAAACTCACTAGGGGAGTACCCACTACCGACACCACCTGGCAGCAACCTTGTCCAGGCCCCACTGCCCCCTCCATCGGCATTCAGCTCTCCCTCCAGTGGCAAAAACCCAGTCATGATTCTAAATGAGCTCAGGCCAGGTCTCAAATATGACTTTGTCTCAGAGAGCGGGGAAAGTCATGCCAAGAATTTTGTGATGTCAGTGACAGTGGATGCACAGACGTTTGAAGGCTCAGGGCGCAACAAGAAGCTGGCTAAAGCCCGGGCAGCACAGGCCGCCCTCTCAGCTCTCTTCAACATGCAGCTAGACCAGACACCATCCCGGCAACCCATACCAAGAGAAGGATTACAGCTTCACCTGCCACAG GTTCTGGCTGATGCTGTCTCTCGTCTGGTTGTGGATAAGTTCAGTGAGCTGACAGACAACTTCACCTCCCCCCATGCGCGACGGAAAGTCCTTGCAGGGGTCGTCATGACAACAG GGACAGATGTGAAAGAAGCACAGGTCATTTGTGTCTCCACAGGAACCAAATGCATCAACGGTGAGTACATGAGCGACCGCGGCTTGGCACTCAATGACTGCCATGCTGAGATAATCGCCCGACGCTCCCTCATCAGGTACCTTTACACGCAGCTGGAGTTCTTCCTCAG CAACAACAGGGAGGACCACCACAAGTCGATATTCGTACAGTGTGACAAGGGAGGCTACAGGTTAAAGGACAATGTTCAGTTCCACCTCTACATCAGCACGTCGCCCTGCGGAGACGCCAGGATCTTCTCTCCACACGAGGCCGGTGTGGAAG ACCAAGGAGACAGACATCCCAACCGGAAAGCGCGGGGCCAGCTAAGGACCAAAATTGAGTCGGGGGAGGGAACCATCCCTGTTAGGTCCAGCAACACCATCCAGACCTGGGATGGAGTGCTGCAAGGAGAGAGGTTACTCACGATGTCATGCAGTGACAAGATCGCAAG GTGGAATGTGGTGGGAATCCAGGGCTCTTTGATGAGCTACTTCACAGAGCCAATCTACTTCTCCAGCATCATCCTTGGCAGCCTTTACCATGCTGACCACCTCTCCCGGGCCATGTACCAGCGCATCGCAGATATCGAGGACCTGCCCCAACAGTTCACTCTCAACAGGCCTTTACTCAGCG GTATAAGTAATGCAGAGGCCAGGCAGCCAGGCAAGGCACCAAACTTCAGTGTGAACTGGACAGTGGGTGACCAGGCCCTAGAGGTGATCAATGCAACCACAGGCAAGGATGACATGGGGAGGGCTTCACGTCTCTGCAAGCACGCCCTCTACAGCCGCTGGGTGCGCCTACACTCCAAG CTGTCATCTATCCTGCGAATCAAGGTGCTCAAGCCCAGCTCCTACCACGACGCCAAGCAGGCAGCCACAGAGTACCACTCTGCCAAGCAGGCGCTCATCAAGGCCTTTCACAAGGCTGGCCTGGGGGCCTGGGTCAAAAAGCCCATCGAGCAAGACCAGTTCACCCTCAGCTCCTGA